In Nitrosarchaeum koreense MY1, one genomic interval encodes:
- the ilvB gene encoding biosynthetic-type acetolactate synthase large subunit, with amino-acid sequence METMTGARALMVAMEKEGVKEVFGLPGGANLPMYDEFARCDIRHILVRHEQSAAHMADGFGRVSRKPGVCFATSGPGATNILTGIATAQADSSPMIAVTGQVPVAMIGKDAFQESDIIGMANPVVKYAFQPRTPGDIPEMVRKGFYIAETGRPGPVLIDVPKDVQQKEASMVFPDEFKIRGYHPWTDPDIMHVERAIEMLLSAERPIILAGGGTIISSAFAELQSIAELLMIPVVTTFKGKGAFPENHPLSLGPIGMHGHAEANKMMTEADCVLAIGTRFSDRSVGTFEAFEKRLKIIHMDVDPAEIGKNQTTSVAVVGDVRASLRIMVKMLMQKAVKRNEENIWIKHVKETKAYWKEHLKLHPGEMGAAKILRKLREVLPHDSIVTTEVGQHQMWASLFYDVIQPGTFFSSTGLGTMGWGFPAAIGAKVARPDVPVVDIAGDGSFSMTENSLATAVLEDIPVIVFLLNNFTLGMVAQWQRTFYNRRMIGVDQGKCPDYVKLAESYGAQGIRAQSMDELDKAIKTALKSDVATVIDIPIDPEEDVLPFVAPGTSLADMILPS; translated from the coding sequence ATGGAAACTATGACAGGCGCCAGAGCATTAATGGTAGCTATGGAAAAAGAAGGGGTCAAAGAAGTATTTGGCTTACCTGGCGGTGCAAACCTTCCAATGTATGATGAATTTGCAAGATGTGATATTAGACATATTTTGGTAAGACACGAGCAATCTGCAGCACATATGGCTGATGGATTTGGTAGAGTAAGTAGAAAACCAGGAGTGTGTTTTGCTACATCTGGACCTGGTGCTACTAACATTCTAACTGGTATTGCTACTGCCCAAGCTGATTCTTCTCCAATGATTGCAGTTACAGGTCAAGTTCCAGTAGCAATGATTGGAAAAGATGCTTTTCAGGAAAGTGATATCATTGGTATGGCAAACCCTGTTGTAAAATATGCATTTCAACCAAGAACTCCTGGAGATATTCCAGAAATGGTCAGAAAAGGATTTTACATTGCAGAGACAGGCAGACCAGGACCTGTCTTAATTGACGTCCCAAAAGATGTCCAACAAAAAGAGGCATCCATGGTTTTTCCTGATGAATTCAAAATTCGTGGTTATCATCCATGGACTGATCCTGATATCATGCATGTTGAAAGAGCAATTGAGATGTTGCTTAGTGCAGAAAGACCAATTATTTTAGCTGGTGGTGGTACCATTATTTCATCAGCATTTGCTGAATTACAATCTATTGCTGAATTACTTATGATTCCAGTTGTTACTACATTCAAAGGAAAAGGTGCATTTCCTGAAAATCATCCGTTATCATTAGGTCCAATCGGAATGCATGGTCACGCGGAAGCAAATAAAATGATGACTGAAGCTGATTGTGTTTTAGCTATAGGCACACGATTTTCTGATAGGTCTGTTGGAACATTTGAAGCTTTTGAGAAGAGGCTAAAAATTATTCATATGGATGTGGACCCAGCTGAAATTGGTAAAAATCAAACAACATCTGTTGCAGTGGTAGGTGATGTACGTGCATCACTTAGAATCATGGTTAAAATGCTTATGCAAAAAGCTGTTAAAAGAAACGAAGAAAATATTTGGATTAAACATGTTAAAGAAACAAAAGCATACTGGAAAGAACATTTGAAATTACATCCAGGTGAAATGGGTGCTGCAAAAATATTGAGAAAACTTAGAGAAGTTTTACCACATGATTCCATTGTAACTACTGAAGTAGGTCAACATCAAATGTGGGCATCTTTATTTTATGATGTAATTCAACCTGGTACTTTCTTTAGTTCTACTGGACTTGGAACTATGGGATGGGGATTTCCAGCTGCAATCGGTGCTAAAGTTGCAAGACCTGATGTTCCTGTAGTGGATATTGCAGGAGATGGTAGTTTTAGTATGACCGAAAACTCACTTGCAACTGCAGTGTTGGAAGATATTCCAGTCATTGTATTTTTATTAAATAATTTTACATTGGGAATGGTCGCACAATGGCAAAGAACTTTCTATAATCGAAGAATGATTGGAGTTGATCAAGGAAAATGTCCAGATTATGTTAAACTTGCAGAATCATACGGTGCTCAAGGTATACGTGCACAATCGATGGATGAATTAGATAAGGCAATAAAGACAGCATTGAAAAGTGATGTTGCAACTGTTATTGATATTCCAATTGATCCTGAAGAAGATGTGTTGCCATTTGTAGCTCCAGGAACTTCTCTTGCGGATATGATTTTACCATCTTAG
- a CDS encoding uracil-DNA glycosylase produces the protein MPDNENMNEELETIRQNVKTCTKCKLSTTRTNSVPGKGNFKADVIFVGEAPGKNEDQRGEPFVGIAGQRLNSALENAGISRESIYITNIVKCRPPKNRVPSISERDACDNYLQKEIAIIKPKIICILGNTAFNSILGGSEIIKHRGKIVKKDKQIYFLTVHPAATIYNQELITVLKEDIIKLFDLIRELKNNKQISIDIDYTT, from the coding sequence ATGCCAGATAATGAGAACATGAATGAAGAATTAGAAACAATAAGACAAAATGTCAAAACATGTACTAAATGCAAACTTTCCACAACAAGAACAAATTCAGTACCAGGGAAAGGAAATTTTAAAGCAGATGTAATTTTCGTAGGAGAGGCGCCTGGAAAAAATGAAGATCAGAGGGGGGAGCCATTTGTAGGAATAGCTGGTCAAAGACTCAACAGTGCATTAGAAAATGCTGGAATATCCAGAGAGTCGATTTACATCACAAACATTGTGAAATGCAGACCACCAAAAAATAGAGTTCCTTCTATTTCTGAAAGAGATGCATGTGATAATTATCTTCAAAAAGAAATAGCAATAATAAAACCAAAAATAATTTGTATTTTAGGAAATACTGCATTTAATTCGATCTTAGGAGGTTCTGAAATTATAAAACATAGAGGAAAAATTGTAAAAAAAGACAAACAGATTTATTTTCTGACAGTACATCCTGCGGCAACAATTTACAATCAAGAATTAATCACAGTATTAAAAGAAGACATCATAAAATTATTTGATTTAATCAGAGAGTTAAAAAACAACAAACAAATTTCAATAGACATTGACTATACTACCTAG
- a CDS encoding DNA-3-methyladenine glycosylase, translating to MTILPRTFYTKDTVTVAKNLLGKKIVRKIGRKEISGIIVETEAYRHKDDPASHAFRNITERNKVMFGEVGKAYVYFTYGMHYCFNIVARNSRFEAGAVLIRAITPEKGIEIMEKNRGMKDSKRLTDGPAKLTQALGITKKHYGLDLTINSELFIAEGIKISSKIISSPRIGIKNATDRLWNFKIGTR from the coding sequence TTGACTATACTACCTAGAACATTTTATACAAAAGATACGGTTACAGTTGCAAAAAATTTACTAGGAAAAAAAATAGTTCGTAAGATAGGTAGAAAAGAAATCTCAGGAATAATAGTAGAAACTGAAGCGTACAGGCATAAAGACGACCCAGCAAGTCATGCGTTTAGAAATATTACTGAAAGAAACAAAGTGATGTTTGGAGAAGTAGGAAAAGCGTATGTCTATTTTACGTATGGAATGCATTATTGTTTTAACATCGTTGCAAGAAATTCAAGATTTGAGGCAGGCGCTGTATTGATTAGAGCAATCACTCCTGAAAAAGGAATAGAAATTATGGAAAAAAATAGAGGCATGAAAGATTCAAAAAGATTAACAGATGGACCTGCAAAATTAACTCAGGCACTAGGAATTACAAAAAAACATTACGGGTTAGATCTAACAATAAACTCAGAATTATTCATCGCAGAGGGAATAAAAATATCAAGTAAAATCATTTCCAGTCCAAGAATTGGAATTAAAAACGCTACCGACAGATTATGGAATTTTAAAATTGGAACACGATAA
- a CDS encoding ABC transporter ATP-binding protein, translating into MVLIVNGLSAQYHTSKGSVYAVDDVDFNLSDGESIGIAGESACGKSTLGLSIVRMLLGGKANGKIILDDTSILDISESDFTRKFRWKKISMIFQGAMNSLDPVFTIREQFVEVLNQHNFAGNFDDAILNALHSVSLDDVILKKYPHELSGGMKQRVIIAMALLLEPKFVIADEPTTALDVLIQAQIINLLKKLKKEGMSIMLITHDLAVLSEIADKIGIMYGGQMVEFGSSYEIYKNPKHPYTQGLLESIPTLKGNIPKYIKGNPPSLMEPATQCRFIERCPLAIDKCKMVPPKFKTDTGYVRCWLYDQS; encoded by the coding sequence GTGGTATTAATCGTCAATGGGCTTTCAGCTCAATATCATACATCAAAAGGTTCAGTATATGCAGTAGATGACGTCGATTTTAATTTAAGCGATGGTGAATCTATAGGTATTGCAGGTGAAAGTGCTTGTGGAAAAAGCACTTTGGGTCTTTCTATTGTTAGAATGCTTTTGGGAGGTAAAGCAAATGGCAAAATAATTCTAGACGATACTTCGATATTGGATATATCTGAATCTGACTTTACTAGAAAATTCAGATGGAAAAAAATTTCAATGATATTTCAAGGAGCTATGAATTCTCTTGATCCTGTGTTTACCATTCGTGAACAATTTGTTGAAGTTCTAAATCAACATAATTTTGCAGGAAACTTTGATGATGCAATTCTAAACGCACTGCATTCTGTCAGTTTGGATGATGTTATTTTAAAAAAATACCCTCATGAGCTAAGTGGAGGAATGAAACAAAGAGTGATAATTGCTATGGCATTATTGCTTGAACCAAAATTTGTAATTGCTGATGAACCTACAACTGCACTTGATGTATTAATTCAGGCTCAAATTATTAACCTCTTGAAAAAACTCAAAAAAGAAGGAATGTCAATTATGTTAATCACACATGATTTGGCAGTTTTATCTGAAATTGCTGATAAAATTGGAATCATGTATGGTGGACAAATGGTAGAGTTTGGTTCATCTTATGAAATTTACAAAAATCCAAAGCATCCTTATACCCAGGGACTACTGGAATCAATTCCAACATTAAAAGGAAATATTCCTAAATACATCAAAGGTAATCCTCCTAGTCTTATGGAACCTGCAACTCAATGTAGATTTATTGAGAGATGCCCACTTGCAATAGATAAATGTAAAATGGTTCCACCTAAATTTAAAACAGACACTGGCTATGTTCGCTGTTGGTTGTATGATCAGTCATAA
- a CDS encoding nuclear transport factor 2 family protein — protein sequence MTILSENEEIIRIIETLFESGKTKDFTSLRDIHLNDSKFSSFSDLPPYDLKDFQTTIELEELRFVSISDYDYQIKNPKISVFGDTAVVALELKQKGMLVDNKAFTGEHISIDGRATFVLIKHPTWKIAHIHLSKI from the coding sequence ATGACAATTTTGTCTGAAAATGAAGAGATCATTAGAATAATTGAAACACTTTTTGAATCAGGAAAGACAAAGGACTTTACATCACTTAGAGATATTCATCTTAACGATTCTAAATTTTCAAGTTTTAGTGACTTACCACCATATGATCTAAAAGATTTTCAAACTACAATTGAATTAGAAGAATTAAGATTTGTAAGTATTTCAGATTATGACTATCAAATAAAAAATCCAAAGATTAGTGTATTTGGAGATACTGCAGTGGTTGCATTAGAATTAAAACAAAAAGGAATGTTGGTCGATAACAAAGCATTCACAGGAGAGCATATTTCAATTGATGGGAGAGCAACTTTCGTGTTGATAAAGCATCCAACATGGAAAATTGCACATATTCATTTATCTAAAATATAA
- a CDS encoding 2-isopropylmalate synthase, whose translation MKIRIFDTTLRDGEQTIGVSLSPDQKLAIAKKLDELGVDAIEAGFPVISAGEFKAVKMIAAAGLSCEIAGLTRTIKNDIDAAVDAGLNYIHTFIATSDIHLQYKLKMTREQALEKAIEAVEYGKSRGLQVEFSAEDATRTDREFLKKVFGDVAKAGADRVNIPDTVGYSTPEYMAVLTKDTVEVTKLPVSVHCHNDFGLAVANSLAGIHAGASCAHVTINGIGERAGNASLEEFSMALKCLPFEKKYETNIKSELIYDTSRFISKTVGIIVQPNKAIVGTNAFGHESGIHTHGVLSNPLTYEPISPELVGRKRWLQVGKHAGIHGMNAMLAEYGVKPTEEQSKQILDKVKTLGDAGKQITDVELLSIASDVLGEKELKRIVQLTGFSVSTGIGTMPYAFVKLNIDGQDHIGTDYGVGPVDAALNAIQKITGKISEIRIKDYGLASISGGSSALCEVTVKVEDAFGNKVSAKSVGEDIVTTSVKAVIDAINRIMLKKMLQEKQVR comes from the coding sequence ATGAAAATTAGAATTTTTGATACAACATTAAGAGATGGAGAACAAACAATTGGAGTCTCCTTATCCCCAGATCAAAAACTAGCGATTGCAAAAAAACTAGATGAATTAGGGGTTGATGCAATTGAAGCAGGGTTTCCAGTAATTTCTGCAGGTGAATTCAAAGCTGTCAAAATGATTGCTGCTGCAGGATTATCGTGTGAGATTGCTGGATTGACTAGAACCATTAAAAACGATATTGATGCCGCAGTTGATGCAGGATTAAATTACATTCACACATTCATTGCAACTTCTGATATTCACTTACAATACAAACTCAAAATGACAAGAGAACAAGCACTTGAAAAAGCAATAGAAGCAGTAGAATATGGAAAGTCAAGAGGTCTTCAAGTAGAGTTTTCAGCTGAAGATGCTACCCGAACTGACCGAGAATTCTTAAAAAAAGTATTTGGTGATGTTGCAAAAGCAGGAGCTGATAGAGTCAACATTCCTGATACAGTTGGATATTCTACTCCTGAATACATGGCAGTATTAACAAAAGATACTGTGGAGGTTACAAAACTTCCGGTAAGTGTTCATTGTCATAATGACTTTGGTTTGGCAGTTGCAAATTCATTAGCGGGAATTCATGCTGGAGCTTCTTGTGCACATGTAACAATTAATGGAATTGGAGAAAGAGCAGGGAATGCATCATTAGAAGAATTTTCAATGGCTTTGAAATGTCTTCCATTTGAGAAAAAATATGAGACTAATATCAAATCTGAATTAATTTATGATACATCACGGTTTATCTCAAAGACTGTGGGAATTATTGTTCAACCAAACAAAGCAATAGTTGGAACAAACGCATTTGGTCATGAATCCGGTATTCATACACACGGTGTACTAAGCAATCCGCTTACATACGAGCCAATCAGTCCTGAATTAGTTGGAAGAAAGCGATGGCTCCAAGTTGGAAAACATGCTGGAATTCATGGAATGAATGCAATGCTTGCAGAATATGGAGTAAAACCTACAGAAGAACAATCTAAACAAATCTTAGATAAAGTCAAAACATTAGGTGATGCTGGAAAACAAATCACAGATGTTGAATTGTTATCAATTGCAAGTGATGTATTGGGAGAAAAAGAACTCAAACGAATTGTTCAGCTAACTGGATTCTCAGTTTCAACTGGAATTGGAACAATGCCTTATGCATTTGTAAAATTAAACATTGACGGTCAGGATCACATTGGAACTGATTATGGAGTCGGTCCAGTAGATGCTGCATTAAATGCCATTCAAAAAATTACCGGAAAGATTTCTGAAATTAGAATTAAAGATTATGGGTTGGCATCAATTTCTGGTGGTTCTAGTGCATTATGTGAGGTTACAGTAAAAGTAGAGGATGCTTTTGGAAACAAAGTCTCAGCAAAATCTGTTGGTGAAGATATTGTAACAACATCTGTTAAGGCAGTGATTGATGCGATTAATAGAATAATGCTCAAAAAAATGCTTCAGGAAAAACAGGTAAGATAA
- a CDS encoding DUF6659 family protein — protein MIKKEYVKICDEISGISPFIRFVGIVGKGGELLAYKRRPELTPLLDAKNTQYQFSHIAIKTDLEEFFDKNLGEVEFVWEERKKVQTISFAIKKVRVWISIDKKVIRSEMLRIIDSCLPIVKKHAKA, from the coding sequence ATGATAAAAAAAGAGTATGTAAAAATCTGTGATGAAATATCAGGAATTAGTCCATTTATTAGATTTGTAGGCATAGTTGGAAAGGGAGGAGAACTCTTGGCATACAAAAGAAGACCTGAATTGACCCCACTTTTAGATGCAAAAAACACCCAGTATCAGTTTTCACACATTGCAATAAAAACAGACTTGGAAGAATTCTTTGATAAAAATCTTGGAGAAGTGGAATTTGTATGGGAGGAAAGAAAAAAAGTTCAGACAATATCATTTGCGATTAAAAAAGTTAGAGTATGGATATCAATTGATAAAAAAGTAATACGTTCAGAGATGCTACGAATAATTGATTCATGCTTGCCAATTGTAAAAAAACATGCAAAGGCATAG
- the aspS gene encoding aspartate--tRNA(Asn) ligase, with the protein MGFVKTHDVIELDATLIGKEVVLGGWVEDLRKLGKMTFITLRDVSGISQIIVKGELNDNLGEINRQSVISVKGIVQETKARDFAFEIKAEEIEILAKAIHPLPVDPIGRLESNIDTRLNHRALDMRNQKTASIFKLRHFVLETLRKTLSGKKFIEITTPKIIGSASEGGANLFSLDYFGKTAYLAQSPQLYKEQMTIGLERVYEISNFYRAENSHTGRHLSEFTSVDIEAAFMDYNDVMDILESLVMEVYKITSEKCKKEQEEIGHIIEIPKSPFERITYTQVIEELKKAGEKVEFGDDLLDSHLRIIGKKHPGFYFLTDWPMKLKPFYIREKDEDPKLSRSFDLQFGYLELSSGGTRLHNTDVLKARLKEQGLDPAQFADHLQTFDWGMPPHSGWGMGLDRLMTTLIGIDNVREVVLYPRDPDRLSP; encoded by the coding sequence GTGGGATTTGTTAAAACTCATGATGTTATAGAACTAGACGCCACCCTTATTGGAAAAGAAGTGGTGCTTGGGGGATGGGTAGAGGATCTCCGAAAATTAGGAAAAATGACATTCATCACACTAAGAGATGTTTCTGGAATTTCTCAAATCATAGTAAAGGGTGAGTTAAATGATAATCTAGGAGAAATAAACCGTCAAAGTGTAATTAGTGTAAAAGGAATAGTACAAGAAACAAAGGCAAGAGATTTTGCTTTTGAAATAAAAGCAGAAGAGATAGAAATTTTAGCAAAAGCGATTCACCCATTGCCAGTTGATCCAATTGGAAGACTAGAAAGTAATATCGATACAAGATTGAATCATCGTGCATTAGATATGAGAAATCAGAAAACGGCATCAATTTTTAAATTAAGACATTTTGTTTTAGAAACATTACGTAAAACTTTATCAGGAAAAAAATTTATCGAGATCACAACGCCAAAAATAATTGGTAGTGCAAGTGAAGGAGGTGCAAATTTATTCTCATTAGATTATTTTGGTAAGACAGCATACCTTGCACAAAGTCCACAGCTATACAAAGAACAAATGACAATAGGGTTAGAAAGAGTGTATGAGATTTCAAATTTCTATAGAGCTGAAAATTCACATACAGGTCGTCATCTTAGCGAGTTTACAAGTGTAGACATTGAAGCGGCGTTTATGGATTACAATGATGTAATGGATATTTTAGAATCACTAGTAATGGAAGTTTACAAAATAACTTCCGAGAAATGTAAAAAAGAACAAGAAGAAATTGGGCATATAATTGAAATTCCAAAATCCCCTTTTGAAAGAATAACATACACTCAAGTTATTGAGGAATTAAAAAAAGCAGGTGAAAAAGTAGAATTCGGCGATGACTTGCTTGATTCACATCTAAGAATAATTGGAAAGAAACACCCAGGATTTTATTTCCTAACAGATTGGCCAATGAAGCTAAAACCATTTTACATTAGAGAAAAGGATGAAGATCCAAAATTGTCACGCTCATTTGATCTTCAATTTGGATATCTAGAGTTATCTTCAGGAGGAACAAGACTTCATAATACAGACGTACTAAAAGCAAGACTCAAAGAACAGGGTCTTGATCCTGCTCAATTTGCTGACCATCTGCAGACATTTGATTGGGGAATGCCTCCACATTCAGGTTGGGGAATGGGTTTGGACAGATTAATGACCACATTAATTGGCATAGATAATGTTAGAGAAGTTGTACTGTATCCAAGAGATCCAGACAGATTGAGTCCATAA
- a CDS encoding pentapeptide repeat-containing protein: MEIQMLIKPTNYINHFEMKDLIKTNLIKTNLIKTNLIKTNLIKTNLIKTNLIKTNLIKTNLIKTNLIKTNLIKTNLIKTNLIKTNLIKTNLIKTNLIKTNLIKTNLIKTNLIKTNLIKTNLIKTNLIKTNLIKTNLIKTNL; this comes from the coding sequence ATGGAAATTCAAATGTTGATCAAGCCTACAAATTATATCAATCACTTCGAAATGAAAGATCTAATCAAAACAAACCTAATCAAAACAAACCTAATCAAAACAAACCTAATCAAAACAAACCTAATCAAAACAAACCTAATCAAAACAAACCTAATCAAAACAAACCTAATCAAAACAAACCTAATCAAAACAAACCTAATCAAAACAAACCTAATCAAAACAAACCTAATCAAAACAAACCTAATCAAAACAAACCTAATCAAAACAAACCTAATCAAAACAAACCTAATCAAAACAAACCTAATCAAAACAAACCTAATCAAAACAAACCTAATCAAAACAAACCTAATCAAAACAAACCTAATCAAAACAAACCTAATCAAAACAAACCTAATCAAAACAAACCTAATCAAAACAAACCTGTAG
- a CDS encoding VTT domain-containing protein produces the protein MDFSAIFPFAPEIGYLGLVLVNFFGSLIPFIPLPGFIFLASMSVGDQFDLHVLAILSALAATAAKQIIFYVSYQGRRIISEKTRKRMRPFERLVKRYGAGAAFFAAATPIPDDLIYVPLGLAKYNPKRFFIATLAGKLVLSYSIVFISHHLGMSLVQPYLEDITDVTTVYVGIIVFGIMMTVVVVLLLRLNWEKILGRFVPWTLDKNNEK, from the coding sequence GTGGATTTTTCAGCAATTTTTCCATTTGCTCCTGAAATTGGGTATCTTGGCTTAGTATTGGTTAATTTTTTTGGTTCTTTAATTCCATTTATTCCTCTACCTGGATTTATTTTTCTTGCTTCAATGTCTGTAGGTGATCAATTCGATCTTCATGTATTGGCAATTCTTTCTGCACTAGCTGCAACTGCTGCAAAACAAATTATCTTTTATGTAAGTTATCAAGGGCGCCGTATTATTAGTGAAAAAACTAGAAAGAGAATGCGACCATTTGAAAGATTAGTAAAACGATATGGTGCAGGGGCTGCATTTTTTGCAGCAGCAACTCCTATACCTGATGACTTGATTTATGTTCCACTAGGACTTGCAAAATACAATCCAAAACGATTTTTCATAGCCACACTTGCTGGTAAACTGGTTCTTAGCTATTCTATTGTTTTTATTTCTCATCATCTTGGAATGTCATTAGTACAACCATATCTTGAAGATATTACTGATGTGACTACGGTATATGTTGGAATTATTGTATTTGGAATTATGATGACTGTTGTTGTTGTTTTACTTTTGAGATTAAACTGGGAAAAAATTTTGGGCCGATTTGTACCTTGGACATTAGATAAAAATAATGAAAAATAA
- a CDS encoding pentapeptide repeat-containing protein, with amino-acid sequence MNSSDVFRKRNLTNINFDYEDLIGRNMSDSIMCGVDLQNRDIHNADLSSSDLSEANLHNAILFYVKLRGANMRGTNLSNAKLWDTELYGADLQDADLRGADLFYADLRSANLTNANLSGVNLRHTNFDGAILTDTDFTGANYDSHTLDTLIGDAKTLLQKYGKLW; translated from the coding sequence ATGAATTCATCTGATGTTTTTCGAAAACGAAATCTTACCAACATTAATTTTGATTATGAAGATCTCATTGGAAGAAATATGTCTGATTCAATTATGTGCGGTGTTGATCTTCAAAATAGAGATATCCATAATGCTGACTTGAGTAGTAGTGATTTAAGCGAGGCTAATCTCCATAATGCAATCTTGTTTTATGTCAAACTACGAGGTGCAAATATGAGAGGCACAAATCTTTCCAATGCAAAACTTTGGGACACCGAACTATATGGTGCAGATCTTCAAGATGCTGACCTTAGAGGGGCTGACTTGTTTTATGCTGATCTGAGAAGTGCTAATTTGACCAATGCAAATCTTAGCGGAGTGAATCTAAGACATACTAACTTTGATGGTGCAATTCTTACTGACACTGATTTTACAGGTGCAAATTATGATTCTCATACATTAGATACCTTAATTGGTGATGCAAAAACACTATTACAAAAATATGGTAAATTATGGTGA
- a CDS encoding isocitrate/isopropylmalate dehydrogenase family protein, whose product MYKISLITGDGIGPELSESAVSVINAINDKLGLKFDVTKLSAGDKALKESGKALPDETVDTIKKSDACLKAPVGESAADVIVVLRRILDLYANIRPAKSYPHMPALRDDIDMVIVRENTEDLYTGKEFSLGDSAVALRIISENASKRIAKYAFETAKQRNSMKKVTCVHKSNVMRITDGLFASSCTEVSKNYPDILFEQMYVDACAMNLIRQPEQFDVIVTTNLFGDILSDESSQVVGGLGMAPAANIGDNFALFEPVHGAAFDIAGKNIANPSSFLLSIKMMLDWLGTKNNDSKCLEVGQKLESTIFNLVKTGVKTKDIGGTKSTSEFTQAITNML is encoded by the coding sequence ATGTATAAAATTTCATTAATTACTGGTGATGGAATTGGTCCTGAATTATCTGAATCTGCAGTTTCTGTGATTAATGCCATAAATGACAAGCTCGGATTAAAATTTGATGTTACAAAATTATCAGCTGGCGATAAAGCCCTTAAAGAATCAGGTAAAGCATTACCTGATGAAACAGTTGATACTATAAAAAAATCAGATGCATGTTTGAAGGCCCCAGTTGGCGAATCAGCTGCTGATGTCATTGTTGTTTTACGAAGGATACTTGATTTGTATGCCAATATCAGACCTGCAAAATCTTACCCACATATGCCTGCATTGCGGGATGATATTGATATGGTGATTGTTAGAGAAAACACCGAGGATCTTTACACTGGTAAGGAATTTAGCTTGGGGGATTCAGCTGTTGCATTAAGAATAATTTCAGAAAATGCATCTAAGAGAATTGCAAAATATGCATTTGAAACTGCAAAACAACGAAATTCTATGAAAAAAGTTACATGTGTTCATAAATCAAATGTCATGCGAATTACTGACGGGTTATTTGCTAGTTCATGCACTGAAGTTTCAAAAAACTATCCTGATATTTTATTTGAACAAATGTATGTTGATGCATGTGCAATGAATCTAATTCGTCAACCTGAACAATTTGATGTTATAGTAACTACTAACTTGTTTGGTGATATTTTATCTGATGAATCTTCTCAAGTTGTTGGTGGATTAGGTATGGCACCCGCAGCAAATATTGGCGATAATTTTGCCTTATTTGAACCAGTTCATGGAGCCGCATTTGATATTGCTGGAAAGAATATTGCAAATCCCTCATCGTTTCTCTTATCTATCAAAATGATGCTTGATTGGCTTGGTACAAAAAATAATGATTCAAAATGTCTTGAAGTTGGACAAAAATTAGAATCTACGATTTTTAATTTAGTAAAAACTGGTGTTAAAACTAAAGATATAGGCGGTACAAAATCTACATCTGAATTTACTCAAGCAATTACTAATATGCTTTAG
- the ilvN gene encoding acetolactate synthase small subunit: MWAILTLLVENKPGILFKVTHLFRSRNFNIDSISVGVTDNPEYSRMTITTYGDEKQVEQIVKQLDKMIDTLEVRHLDEHKTVYRELSIFKIKLGNANDSMEVNKLANAYGGKIHDVRKDSMMVELTATPDQIRAFEELVKPFGIIDVARTGVAALQRSGA, translated from the coding sequence ATGTGGGCAATTCTTACTTTATTAGTTGAAAACAAACCTGGAATCTTGTTTAAAGTTACTCATCTTTTTAGATCCAGAAATTTCAACATTGATAGCATTTCCGTAGGTGTCACTGACAATCCTGAATATTCAAGAATGACAATTACCACGTATGGTGATGAAAAACAAGTTGAACAAATTGTAAAGCAGCTTGATAAAATGATTGATACATTAGAGGTAAGGCACTTAGATGAGCACAAAACAGTATATCGTGAACTAAGTATTTTTAAGATAAAACTCGGTAATGCTAATGATAGTATGGAAGTAAACAAATTAGCAAATGCGTATGGTGGCAAAATTCATGATGTTAGAAAAGACTCCATGATGGTAGAATTGACTGCTACACCTGATCAAATTAGAGCATTTGAAGAATTGGTAAAACCATTTGGAATCATTGATGTTGCCAGAACTGGTGTTGCCGCTTTACAGAGGAGCGGAGCATGA